In Phycodurus eques isolate BA_2022a chromosome 10, UOR_Pequ_1.1, whole genome shotgun sequence, a genomic segment contains:
- the LOC133408974 gene encoding MICOS complex subunit Mic10-like isoform X1 encodes MADENGRKWDRCLADTTVKTVTGLGVGIVFSVLLFKRRTWPVSFGAGLGLGMGYSNCQNDIRSPYLIHGRVVKVRAQCEEVFVLRAVHPSTPPGYMISVSSQDQQ; translated from the exons ATGGCGGACGAGAATGGACGGAAGTGGGATCGGTGCCTAGCAGACACCACAGTGAAAACCG TAACTGGCCTGGGTGTGGGGATCGTCTTCTCTGTCCTTCTCTTTAAGC GACGCACATGGCCCGTCTCGTTTGGTGCAGGTTTGGGTTTGGGCATGGGCTACTCCAACTGCCAGAATGACATCAGGTCGCCGTACTTGATTCATGGCCGTGTGGTAAAGGTGAGAGCACAGTGTGAAGAAGTGTTCGTGTTGAGGGCTGTTCACCCATCCACACCTCCAGGCTATATGATTTCTGTTTCCTCTCAGGACCAGCAGTGA
- the LOC133408974 gene encoding MICOS complex subunit Mic10-like isoform X2, protein MADENGRKWDRCLADTTVKTVTGLGVGIVFSVLLFKRRTWPVSFGAGLGLGMGYSNCQNDIRSPYLIHGRVVKDQQ, encoded by the exons ATGGCGGACGAGAATGGACGGAAGTGGGATCGGTGCCTAGCAGACACCACAGTGAAAACCG TAACTGGCCTGGGTGTGGGGATCGTCTTCTCTGTCCTTCTCTTTAAGC GACGCACATGGCCCGTCTCGTTTGGTGCAGGTTTGGGTTTGGGCATGGGCTACTCCAACTGCCAGAATGACATCAGGTCGCCGTACTTGATTCATGGCCGTGTGGTAAAG GACCAGCAGTGA